The genomic region GCCGGGCGAGACGACCGCAGGCTCCCGGGCCCCGGCTCCCGGCTCCCGGCCGACGGCGTACGCGGCGCTGTCAGGCACCACGTCCCGCGCCGTCGTGCGCCCCGTCAGTCGCGGGCGAGGCCGAACCGCGCCCGCAGGCTGACCCGTTCATCGGTGTCGACCGAGGCCGCGCCGTCCGTCACCGTCTCGTACACCGCCAGGATGTCCGCGCCGACCGTGGACCAGTCGAAGCGGCGGACGTGCGTACTGCCCCGCCTGCGCAGCTCTTCCCGGCGTGATTCGTCGCCCAGCAGCCGTACGGCGGCCGCGGCCAGCGCTTCCGCGTCCTCGTTGGCGAACAGCTCGCCCGCCGCGCCCTGGTCGAGGACCTGGGCGAAGGCGTCGAGGTCGCTCGCCAGCACGGGCGCTCCGGCCGACATCGCCTCGACGAGGATGATCCCGAAACTCTCCCCGCCGGTGTTCGGCGCGACATAGACGTCGACGCTCCGCAGCAGCCGTGCCTTGTCCTCGTCGCTGATCATGCCGAGGAATTCGACGCGCTCGCGCATCTCCTCCGGCAGGGTGGCCACCGCTTCCTTCTCGTCGCCGCGCCCCGCGACGAGCAGCCGGGTGTCCGGACGCTCGGCGAGGATCCCGGGCAGCGCCCGCATGAGCACCGGCAGCCCCTTGCGCGGCTCGTCGATCCGGCCGATGAAGCCGATGGTGCCGCCCTGCCATTCGGGCCTGGGTTCGGCACGGTCGAAGAATCCGACGTCGACCCCGTTGGGGATGACGACCGCGTCGCCGCCCAGGTGCTCGACCAGGGTCCTGCGCGCGTACTCGCTCACCGCGATCCGCGCGCTGATCTTCTCCAGCGCGGGTTGCAGGATCGGGTACGCGGCGATCATCGCCCGCGAGCGCGGGTTGGACGTGTGGAAGGTGGCGACGATCGGCCCCTGTGCGGCCCAGCAGGTGAGCAGGCCCAGCGACGGCGAGGTGGGTTCGTGGATGTGGATCACGTCGAAGGTGCCGTCGTGCAGCCAGCGCCTGACCCGCGCGGCGGAGAGGAAGCCGAAGTTGAGCCGGGCGACCGAACCGTTGTACGGCACGGGCACGGCCCGCCCCGCGGACACCACGTACGGCGGCAGCGGGGTCTCGTCGTCCGCCGGGGCCAGAACGGACACCTGGTGGCCGAGGCCGATCAGGTGCTCCGCGAGGTCCCTGATGTGGAACTGGACCCCGCCGGGCACGTCCCAGGAGTACGGGCAGACGATGCCGATCTTCACGAGGGCTCCTGACGGCGCTCTAGGTCGGCGAGCCAGAGGCGCTGCAGCATGTGCCAGTCCTCCGGGTGCTCGGCGATTCCGGTGGCGAAGGCATCAGCCAGCGCCTGTGCCATCACGGACGTCTTTTCGGGGCGGGTACCTGTCTCCGGCACCTCGACGGGCGGATGGACCCGGCCCCGCATCACCGGCGAATCGTCGTACCAGAGCGTCACCGGCAGCAGCAGCGCGCCCGTCTGCTGGGCCAGCAGCGCCGGACCGGCCGGCATCCGGGTGGCCTCGCCGAAGAACGTCACCTCGACGCCCGACGCGGACAGGTCGCGGTCGGCGACCAGACAGACCAGCCCGCCGTCCCGCAGCCGCCGCGCCAGGGTGCCGAAGGCCGAGCCGCCGGTGTGCGGCAGGACCTCCATGCCGAGTCCCTCGCGGTAGGCGACGAACCGGTCGTAGAGCGTCTCGGGCTTGAGCCGTTCGGCGACCGTGGTGAACGGCACCGCCAGCTCGGTGGTGACCCAGGCGCCCGCGAGGTCGTAGTTCCCCATGTGGGGCAGCGCCAGGACGACGCCCTTCCCCGCCGCGAGCCCGTCGGTCAGGTGGTGGACGTCCTGGACGTCGAAACCGGTCCGCACCCGCTGCTCGCTCCACGCGGGCAGCCGGAACGACTCCATCCAGTACCGCATGTACGAGCGCATCCCGGCCCGGGACAGTTCGGCGAGCCGCTCGGGCCCCGCGTCGGGCACCACGCGCGCCAGGTTCGACTCCAGTCGCAGCACGCTCTTGCCGCGCCGCCGCCAGGCGAAGTCAGCGATCCGGCGGCCGAGGCGGGTGGCTACCGGTTCGGGCAGCTTCTTGACCGCGCCCCAGCCGAGTCCGTACAGGGCGTCCGTCAGCCGTTCCCTCATACCGACTCGCTGCCCCGGGCAGCGGCTTCGGCCGCCGCGGCATCGGCCTCGGCGGACTCCCTGCGTACGGTCACGACCCGCTGCACCAGGGTGATCAGGCTGCCCGCGGCCACGATCCACAGGGCGATCGGCAGCAGGATCTGGATGCCGGGCACCCCGAACTTGTGCAGCCCGGCGAGACCGGCGGCGACGAGGGAGATGACCAGCCGCTCGGCCCGTTCGATCAGGCCGTTCACCGCGACCGGGAGCCCGATGGACTCGCCGCGGGCCTTGGTGTACGAGACCACCTGGCCGCTGGCCAGGCAGAAGAGGGCGACGGCGCAGAGCATGTTGTTGTCGCCGGTGCCCGCGTACCAGAGCGCGAACCCGGAGAAGATCGCTCCGTCCGCGACCCGGTCGAGGGTCGAGTCGAGGAATGCGCCCCAGCGGCTCGAAATCCCGGCCTGGCGCGCCATGTTTCCGTCGACGAGGTCGGAGAAGACGAAGAGGGTGATGACGATCGTGCCCCAGAAGAATTCTCCCCGGGGGAAAAAGACCAGTGCACCCGCCATCACTCCGGCCGTGCCGATCAGAGTCACCGCGTCGGGGCTGATCCCGATGCGGAGCAGGAACGAGGCGAACGGCGTGAGGACACGCGTGAAGAATGCACGCGCGTACTTGTTCAGCATGGCCTTCCCGAGGGGTCGGTGGGCCGTGCGGCCCCGTTGGCCACCGGCTGGCCCATCGTAGCCAGGACCGCGGACCTCCACCGCCGGGCCCTCTTCCGCACGGGCCCCCGGACACCGCGGGAGGCGCACGTATGGACGCACGGTGAGCGGAGTGGAAAGCTCGAATGACCGCGGGCGTCACCGTTGCCGCCGCGCACTGCGGCTCGTCCTGCCCGCGTCCCGACCCACCGTGCAACCGTGCAACGTCCCTCGTTCCGGACCGGGAGGCACACATCATGGGCGACAAGGCGAGCGCACATCCCGGGGCCGCCGGCCGGGCGACCACGGCCGGCCACCCCACGTCCGTACGGAACGTGGTGCTGGTCGGCCACAGCGGATCGGGCAAGACCACCCTGGTCGAAGCCCTGGCACTGACCGCGGGGGCGGTCAACCGGGCCGGACGCGTCGAGGACGGCCAGACGGTCTCCGACCACGACGAGATCGAGCACCGCCAGCAGCGGTCGGTGCAGCTCTCGCTGGTTCCCGTCGAATGGGACGGCGTCAAGATCAATCTGCTCGACACCCCCGGGTACGCCGACTTCGTGGGTGAGCTGCGGGCCGGGCTGCGGGCGGCGGACGCGGCCCTCTTCGTCGTGTCGGCCGCCCAGGACGCCGGGAACATCGCCGGTGCGACCCGGGCGGTGTGGGAGGAGTGCGCGGCCGTCGGGATGCCGCGGGCCATCGTCGTCACGCATCTGGACACGGCCCGCACCGACTACGCCGAGCTGACGCGGGTGTGCGGCCGGGTGCTCGGCGACGACGACCCCGACGCCGTACTCCCCCTGTATCTGCCGCTGTACGGGCCGCAGGGGCCCGACGGGCACGCCCCGGTGACCGGGCTGGCCGGGCTGCTCACCCGGCGCCTGTTCGACTACGCGTCGGGAGCGCGTACGGAGTCCCGGCCCGGCGACGACCGGCTGCCGTTGATCGAGACGGCCCGCAACCGGCTGATCGAGGGGATCATCGCGGAGAGCGAGGACGAAACCCTCATGGACCGCTATCTCGGCGGCGAGGAGATCGACGTCAAGACGCTCATCGGCGACCTGGAGCGGGCGGTCGCCCGCGGTGTCTTCCACCCGGTGCTCGCTGCGGCGCCGGCTGCGGACGGGGCCGGGCAGGGGCTCGGCACGGTCGAACTGCTCGACCTCGTCACCCGCGGATTTCCCACCCCGCCGGAACGCGAGGCCCCCGCGGTGACCACCCCGGACGGCGCCCCGCGTCCCGCGGTCGGCTGCGATCCCCGGGGGCCGCTGGTCGCCGAGGTGATCAGGACGGCGTCCGATCCGTACGTGGGCCGGGTCAGCCTGGTGCGGGTCTTCTCCGGCACGCTCCGCCCCGACGAGACGGTGCACGTCTCGGGCCACGGTGCGTCCGGCCGTGACCAGGGGGACCGCGAGGACCACGACGTCGACGAGCGGGTGGGCGCCCTCTCCGTCCCGTTCGGCAGGCACCAGCACCCGGTGCGTGAGTGCATCGCGGGGGATCTCGTCTGTGTGGCCAGGCTGACCCGCGCCGAGACCGGTGACACCCTGTCGGCGAAGGACGACCCGCTCGTGATGGAGCCCTGGGTCATGCCGGACCCGCTGCTTCCGCTTGCCGTCGCCGCGCACGGCAAGGCGGACGAGGACAAGCTCTCGCAGGGGCTGGCCCGGCTGGTCGCCGAGGACCCGACCATGCGCCTGGAACAGAATCCGGACACCCGTCAGCTGGTGCTGTGGTGTCTGGGAGAGGCCCAGCGGGAGGTGGCGCTGGAGCGGCTGCAGAGCCGGTACGGGGTCCGGGTGGACGCCGTGCCGTACCGGGTGTCCCTGCGGGAGACCTTCGGCGAGCGGGCCGTCGGGCGCGGCAGGCACGTCAAGCAGTCCGGGGGCCACGGCCAGTTCGCGATCTGCGAGATCGAGGTCGACCCGCTGCCGCCCGGGGCGGGGATCGAGTTCGTCGACGAGGTGGTGGGCGGCTCGGTTCCGCGCCCGTTCATCCCCTCCGTGGAGAAGGGGGTGCGCGCCCAGGCCGCGCGGGGTGTCGTGGCGGGCCATCCGCTCGTGGACATCCGTATCACCCTGCGGGACGGCAAGGCCCACTCCGTGGACTCCTCGGACGCGGCTTTTCAGACAGCGGGCGCACTGGCCCTGCGGGAGGCGGCGCGGGAGGCCGTGATCCATCTGCTGGAGCCGGTGGTCACGGTGCGGGTGCTGGTCCCTGACGACTTCGTGGGCCCGGTGATGAGCGATCTGTCCGGACGGCGCGGCCGGGTGGTCGGCACCGAGCAGGCGGCCCCCGGACGCACGCTGGTACGGGCCGAGGTGCCCGAGATCGAGATCGGGCGGTACGCGGTCGACCTGCGGTCCCTCTCGCACGGCGCCGGGCAGTTCAGCCGGTCGTACGCCCGGCACGAACCGATGCCGCAGCGGGTCGCCGACCGGATGCGCGAACAGTCGCAGAACGGCTTGTAGTTGACGGTGACAGGCACTCAATCACCTTGCGGTGGTGGGTATTCCGTTGTCCCATGACGGACGGGGAGCGTCCCCGATACGCTGTGGTCCCAGCTCAGCAGGTGTACCGGGCCCACCAGGTGGACAGGGTCCGGGAGGTGTGCGGGGCCCGGCAGTGGGGAACAGCCGCAGCAGCGGTTGCGTGCGGCGATGGGGGCAGCGGTGGCGAACGACGGATTCGATTTCATTCCGGGAGCACAGGTCCCGCTCCAGGGGGCAGCGGGTCAGACCGCTGCGACCCATGCCCTCGCCTCGGCTGCGTACCGTGACAGCCCGGTCGAGGACATACTCAAAGCCAA from Streptomyces sp. NBC_01267 harbors:
- a CDS encoding glycosyltransferase family 4 protein, translating into MKIGIVCPYSWDVPGGVQFHIRDLAEHLIGLGHQVSVLAPADDETPLPPYVVSAGRAVPVPYNGSVARLNFGFLSAARVRRWLHDGTFDVIHIHEPTSPSLGLLTCWAAQGPIVATFHTSNPRSRAMIAAYPILQPALEKISARIAVSEYARRTLVEHLGGDAVVIPNGVDVGFFDRAEPRPEWQGGTIGFIGRIDEPRKGLPVLMRALPGILAERPDTRLLVAGRGDEKEAVATLPEEMRERVEFLGMISDEDKARLLRSVDVYVAPNTGGESFGIILVEAMSAGAPVLASDLDAFAQVLDQGAAGELFANEDAEALAAAAVRLLGDESRREELRRRGSTHVRRFDWSTVGADILAVYETVTDGAASVDTDERVSLRARFGLARD
- a CDS encoding phosphatidylinositol mannoside acyltransferase — translated: MRERLTDALYGLGWGAVKKLPEPVATRLGRRIADFAWRRRGKSVLRLESNLARVVPDAGPERLAELSRAGMRSYMRYWMESFRLPAWSEQRVRTGFDVQDVHHLTDGLAAGKGVVLALPHMGNYDLAGAWVTTELAVPFTTVAERLKPETLYDRFVAYREGLGMEVLPHTGGSAFGTLARRLRDGGLVCLVADRDLSASGVEVTFFGEATRMPAGPALLAQQTGALLLPVTLWYDDSPVMRGRVHPPVEVPETGTRPEKTSVMAQALADAFATGIAEHPEDWHMLQRLWLADLERRQEPS
- the pgsA gene encoding phosphatidylinositol phosphate synthase codes for the protein MLNKYARAFFTRVLTPFASFLLRIGISPDAVTLIGTAGVMAGALVFFPRGEFFWGTIVITLFVFSDLVDGNMARQAGISSRWGAFLDSTLDRVADGAIFSGFALWYAGTGDNNMLCAVALFCLASGQVVSYTKARGESIGLPVAVNGLIERAERLVISLVAAGLAGLHKFGVPGIQILLPIALWIVAAGSLITLVQRVVTVRRESAEADAAAAEAAARGSESV
- a CDS encoding elongation factor G-like protein EF-G2; its protein translation is MGDKASAHPGAAGRATTAGHPTSVRNVVLVGHSGSGKTTLVEALALTAGAVNRAGRVEDGQTVSDHDEIEHRQQRSVQLSLVPVEWDGVKINLLDTPGYADFVGELRAGLRAADAALFVVSAAQDAGNIAGATRAVWEECAAVGMPRAIVVTHLDTARTDYAELTRVCGRVLGDDDPDAVLPLYLPLYGPQGPDGHAPVTGLAGLLTRRLFDYASGARTESRPGDDRLPLIETARNRLIEGIIAESEDETLMDRYLGGEEIDVKTLIGDLERAVARGVFHPVLAAAPAADGAGQGLGTVELLDLVTRGFPTPPEREAPAVTTPDGAPRPAVGCDPRGPLVAEVIRTASDPYVGRVSLVRVFSGTLRPDETVHVSGHGASGRDQGDREDHDVDERVGALSVPFGRHQHPVRECIAGDLVCVARLTRAETGDTLSAKDDPLVMEPWVMPDPLLPLAVAAHGKADEDKLSQGLARLVAEDPTMRLEQNPDTRQLVLWCLGEAQREVALERLQSRYGVRVDAVPYRVSLRETFGERAVGRGRHVKQSGGHGQFAICEIEVDPLPPGAGIEFVDEVVGGSVPRPFIPSVEKGVRAQAARGVVAGHPLVDIRITLRDGKAHSVDSSDAAFQTAGALALREAAREAVIHLLEPVVTVRVLVPDDFVGPVMSDLSGRRGRVVGTEQAAPGRTLVRAEVPEIEIGRYAVDLRSLSHGAGQFSRSYARHEPMPQRVADRMREQSQNGL